One Colius striatus isolate bColStr4 unplaced genomic scaffold, bColStr4.1.hap1 scaffold_93, whole genome shotgun sequence genomic region harbors:
- the C5AR1 gene encoding C5a anaphylatoxin chemotactic receptor 1 isoform X1: MSFSSFSLPLPSSPLPPFASSSLPYKTHPLLLPWGSSATATDRPRFLCWRMDSITPNYTYNYSLEEDYSLDDLDDYQVPHSSRAVLALYTLIFLLGVLGNGAVIWVSGFELRRTVNGVWFLNLSIADLLCCLALPFLALPLARDHHWPLGGFACKLLPSLTILNMFASVLLLTAVSADRCALVTRPVWCQNHRTLGLARGVCVASWLVAGLLTLPSFIFRTTWTDDFSDKVTCVLDYRAVGRHQRLTELVTAVTRFVCGFLVPFVVITACYSLLLARVHSKGFARSRKAIKLILVVISSFFVCWLPYHVVGLILASTSPQSSLFKGARAADPVVAGVAYVNSCINPIIYVIMGQDFRDKCQRSWRAVLKGVLSDEPTSTMGDSRMKSKSTLDDQSVSTMV; this comes from the exons atgtctttttcctccttctcccttcccctcccttcctctcccctccctccctttgcttcctcctccctgccctaTAAAACCCAtcccctgctccttccctggggcagctcagccaccGCCACCGACCGACCCAG GTTCCTCTGCTGGAGGATGGACTCCATCACCCCCAATTACACCTACAATTACTCCCTTGAGGAGGACTATTCCTTAGATGACCTCGATGACTACCAAGTCCCTCACAGCTCCCGTGCTGTCCTGGCTCTCTACACCCTCATCTTCCTCCTGGGTGTCCTGGGCAACGGGGCCGTGATCTGGGTGAGCGGCTTCGAGCTTCGCCGCACGGTCAACGGCGTCTGGTTCCTCAACCTCTCCATCGCCGACCTCCTTTGTTGCTTGGCCCTTCCTTTCCTGGCCTTACCTCTAGCCCGTGACCACCACTGGCCTTTAGGTGGCTTTGCCTGCaagctccttccttccctcaccaTCCTCAACATGTTTGCCAGCGTCCTGCTCCTCACGGCCGTCAGCGCCGACCGTTGCGCCCTGGTGACGAGGCCGGTTTGGTGCCAGAACCACCGAACCCTTGGCTTGGCCAGAGGGGTTTGTGTAGCCTCTTGGTTGGTAGCTGggctcctcaccctcccttccTTCATCTTTCGGACCACTTGGACTGATGACTTCTCAGATAAAGTCACCTGTGTCCTGGATTACAGAGCAGTTGGACGCCACCAGCGCCTGACCGAGCTGGTCACGGCCGTCACCCGCTTCGTCTGCGGCTTCCTGGTGCCTTTCGTGGTCATCACGGCTTGTTACAGCCTCCTCCTGGCTCGTGTCCACAGCAAAGGTTTTGCCAGGTCCAGGAAAGCCATCAAGCTCATCTTGGTGGTCATCAGCAGCTTCTTTGTGTGTTGGTTGCCTTACCACGTGGTGGGTTTGATCTTGGCTTCCACTTCTCCTCAAAGCAGCTTGTTCAAAGGAGCTCGGGCTGCTGACCCCGTGGTGGCCGGAGTCGCCTACGTCAACAGCTGCATCAACCCCATCATCTACGTCATCATGGGTCAGGACTTCAGGGACAAGTGTCAGAGGTCCTGGAGAGCTGTTCTCAAGGGGGTGTTGAGTGATGAGCCCACCAGCACCATGGGTGACAGCAGGATGAAGAGCAAATCCACCCTCGATGACCAGAGCGTCAGCACCATGGTGTGA
- the C5AR1 gene encoding C5a anaphylatoxin chemotactic receptor 1 isoform X3, translating to MDSITPNYTYNYSLEEDYSLDDLDDYQVPHSSRAVLALYTLIFLLGVLGNGAVIWVSGFELRRTVNGVWFLNLSIADLLCCLALPFLALPLARDHHWPLGGFACKLLPSLTILNMFASVLLLTAVSADRCALVTRPVWCQNHRTLGLARGVCVASWLVAGLLTLPSFIFRTTWTDDFSDKVTCVLDYRAVGRHQRLTELVTAVTRFVCGFLVPFVVITACYSLLLARVHSKGFARSRKAIKLILVVISSFFVCWLPYHVVGLILASTSPQSSLFKGARAADPVVAGVAYVNSCINPIIYVIMGQDFRDKCQRSWRAVLKGVLSDEPTSTMGDSRMKSKSTLDDQSVSTMV from the coding sequence ATGGACTCCATCACCCCCAATTACACCTACAATTACTCCCTTGAGGAGGACTATTCCTTAGATGACCTCGATGACTACCAAGTCCCTCACAGCTCCCGTGCTGTCCTGGCTCTCTACACCCTCATCTTCCTCCTGGGTGTCCTGGGCAACGGGGCCGTGATCTGGGTGAGCGGCTTCGAGCTTCGCCGCACGGTCAACGGCGTCTGGTTCCTCAACCTCTCCATCGCCGACCTCCTTTGTTGCTTGGCCCTTCCTTTCCTGGCCTTACCTCTAGCCCGTGACCACCACTGGCCTTTAGGTGGCTTTGCCTGCaagctccttccttccctcaccaTCCTCAACATGTTTGCCAGCGTCCTGCTCCTCACGGCCGTCAGCGCCGACCGTTGCGCCCTGGTGACGAGGCCGGTTTGGTGCCAGAACCACCGAACCCTTGGCTTGGCCAGAGGGGTTTGTGTAGCCTCTTGGTTGGTAGCTGggctcctcaccctcccttccTTCATCTTTCGGACCACTTGGACTGATGACTTCTCAGATAAAGTCACCTGTGTCCTGGATTACAGAGCAGTTGGACGCCACCAGCGCCTGACCGAGCTGGTCACGGCCGTCACCCGCTTCGTCTGCGGCTTCCTGGTGCCTTTCGTGGTCATCACGGCTTGTTACAGCCTCCTCCTGGCTCGTGTCCACAGCAAAGGTTTTGCCAGGTCCAGGAAAGCCATCAAGCTCATCTTGGTGGTCATCAGCAGCTTCTTTGTGTGTTGGTTGCCTTACCACGTGGTGGGTTTGATCTTGGCTTCCACTTCTCCTCAAAGCAGCTTGTTCAAAGGAGCTCGGGCTGCTGACCCCGTGGTGGCCGGAGTCGCCTACGTCAACAGCTGCATCAACCCCATCATCTACGTCATCATGGGTCAGGACTTCAGGGACAAGTGTCAGAGGTCCTGGAGAGCTGTTCTCAAGGGGGTGTTGAGTGATGAGCCCACCAGCACCATGGGTGACAGCAGGATGAAGAGCAAATCCACCCTCGATGACCAGAGCGTCAGCACCATGGTGTGA
- the C5AR1 gene encoding C5a anaphylatoxin chemotactic receptor 1 isoform X2 has translation MSFSSFSLPLPSSPLPPFASSSLPYKTHPLLLPWGSSATATDRPRFLCWRMDSITPNYTYNYSLEEDYSLDDLDDYQVPHSSRAVLALYTLIFLLGVLGNGAVIWVSGFELRRTVNGVWFLNLSIADLLCCLALPFLALPLARDHHWPLGGFACKLLPSLTILNMFASVLLLTAVSADRCALVTRPVWCQNHRTLGLARGVCVASWLVAGLLTLPSFIFRTTWTDDFSDKVTCVLDYRAVGRHQRLTELVTAVTRFVCGFLVPFVVITACYSLLLARVHSKGFASLFKGARAADPVVAGVAYVNSCINPIIYVIMGQDFRDKCQRSWRAVLKGVLSDEPTSTMGDSRMKSKSTLDDQSVSTMV, from the exons atgtctttttcctccttctcccttcccctcccttcctctcccctccctccctttgcttcctcctccctgccctaTAAAACCCAtcccctgctccttccctggggcagctcagccaccGCCACCGACCGACCCAG GTTCCTCTGCTGGAGGATGGACTCCATCACCCCCAATTACACCTACAATTACTCCCTTGAGGAGGACTATTCCTTAGATGACCTCGATGACTACCAAGTCCCTCACAGCTCCCGTGCTGTCCTGGCTCTCTACACCCTCATCTTCCTCCTGGGTGTCCTGGGCAACGGGGCCGTGATCTGGGTGAGCGGCTTCGAGCTTCGCCGCACGGTCAACGGCGTCTGGTTCCTCAACCTCTCCATCGCCGACCTCCTTTGTTGCTTGGCCCTTCCTTTCCTGGCCTTACCTCTAGCCCGTGACCACCACTGGCCTTTAGGTGGCTTTGCCTGCaagctccttccttccctcaccaTCCTCAACATGTTTGCCAGCGTCCTGCTCCTCACGGCCGTCAGCGCCGACCGTTGCGCCCTGGTGACGAGGCCGGTTTGGTGCCAGAACCACCGAACCCTTGGCTTGGCCAGAGGGGTTTGTGTAGCCTCTTGGTTGGTAGCTGggctcctcaccctcccttccTTCATCTTTCGGACCACTTGGACTGATGACTTCTCAGATAAAGTCACCTGTGTCCTGGATTACAGAGCAGTTGGACGCCACCAGCGCCTGACCGAGCTGGTCACGGCCGTCACCCGCTTCGTCTGCGGCTTCCTGGTGCCTTTCGTGGTCATCACGGCTTGTTACAGCCTCCTCCTGGCTCGTGTCCACAGCAAAGGTTTTGCCAG CTTGTTCAAAGGAGCTCGGGCTGCTGACCCCGTGGTGGCCGGAGTCGCCTACGTCAACAGCTGCATCAACCCCATCATCTACGTCATCATGGGTCAGGACTTCAGGGACAAGTGTCAGAGGTCCTGGAGAGCTGTTCTCAAGGGGGTGTTGAGTGATGAGCCCACCAGCACCATGGGTGACAGCAGGATGAAGAGCAAATCCACCCTCGATGACCAGAGCGTCAGCACCATGGTGTGA
- the LOC133629594 gene encoding uncharacterized protein LOC133629594, with product MALGLEGSLSPSSLLEVALGLEGSLEPPPSPLLEVDLGLECSLKSPPSPLLEVALGLEGSLRPSPLLEVTLGMECSLEPPPCPLLEVTLGLECPLSPSPLLEVTLGMECSLKSPPSPLLEMALGLEGSLSPSPLLEVSQRGGGSGVGRFPETFSSPGGDFGDGMFLGATTLSSPGGGSGVGRFFESFSSPGGGFGVGRFLGATTFSSPGGGFGDGMFPEVTTFSSPGGGSGIGRLPETFSSPGGDFGDGMFLGATTLSSPGGDFGVVMSLESFCSPGGGSGVGRFLRPSPSPVLVVTLGLECSLEPPPSLLEVTAPQTPLPVPPTPSQPLNPPPSPTNPLPAPQPPSQPLNPLPALQPPSQPLQPPSQPLNPPPSPSNTLPAPQTPLPALPTPSQPLQPPPSPSNPLPAPPTPSQPLQHPPSPPTPLPAPQPPSQSHQPPPSPPTPSQPLNPPPSPTNPPPSPSNPPSQSHQPPPSPPTPSQPHQPPPSPSTPLPAHLHPLQLHPS from the exons ATGGCTTTGGGATTGGAAGGTTCCTTGAGTCCTTCTTCTCTGCTGGAGGTGGCTTTGGGGTTGGAAGGTTCCTTGGAGCCaccaccttctcctctcctggAGGTGGATTTGGGGTTGGAATGTTCCCTGAAGTCaccaccttctcctctcctggAG GTGGCTCTGGGATTGGAAGGCTCCCTGAGACCTTCTCCTCTCCTGGAGGTGACTTTGGGGATGGAATGTTCCTTGGAGCCACCACCTTGTCCTCTCCTGGAGGTGACTTTGGGGTTGGAATGTCCCTTGagtccttctcctctcctggaGGTGACTTTGGGGATGGAATGTTCCCTGAAGTCaccaccttctcctctcctggAGATGGCTTTGGGGTTGGAAGGTTCCTTGAGTCCATCTCCTCTCCTGGAGGTCTCACAGAGAGGAGGTGGCTCTGGGGTTGGAAGGTTCCCTGAGACCTTCTCCTCTCCTGGAGGTGACTTTGGGGATGGAATGTTCCTTGGAGCCACCACCTTGTCCTCTCCTGGAGGTGGCTCTGGGGTTGGAAGGTTCTTTGAgtccttctcttctcctggaGGTGGCTTTGGAGTTGGAAGGTTCCTTGGAGCCaccaccttctcctctcctggAGGTGGATTTGGGGATGGAATGTTCCCTGAAGTCaccaccttctcctctcctggAGGTGGCTCTGGGATTGGAAGGCTCCCTGAGACCTTCTCCTCTCCTGGAGGTGACTTTGGGGATGGAATGTTCCTTGGAGCCACCACCTTGTCCTCTCCTGGAGGTGACTTTGGGGTTGTAATGTCCCTTGAGTCCTTCTGCTCTCCTGGAGGTGGTTCTGGGGTTGGAAGGTTCCTGAGGCCATCACCTTCTCCTGTCCTGGTGGTGACTTTGGGGTTGGAATGTTCCTTGGAGCCACCACCTTCTCTCCTGGAAGTCacagcccctcaaacccccctcccagtcccaccaaccccctcccagcccctcaacccccctcccagtcccaccaaccccctcccagcccctcaacccccctcccagcccctcaaccccctcccagccctacaacccccctcccagcccctccaacccccctcccagcccctcaacccccctcccagcccctccaacaccctcccagcccctcaaacccctctcccagcccttccaaccccctcccagcccctccaaccccctcccagcccctccaaccccctcccagcccctccaacaccctcccagcccctccaacaccctcccagccctccaacccccctcccagcccctcaacccccctcccagtcccaccaaccccctcccagccctccaaccccctcccagcccctcaacccccctcccagtcccaccaacccccctcccagcccctccaaccccccctcccagtcccaccaaccccctcccagccctccaaccccctcccagccccaccaaccccctcccagcccctcaacccccctcccagcccatCTCCACCCCCTCCAGCTCCATCCAAGCTGA